In the Parasphingorhabdus halotolerans genome, CCGCTCCTGAAATTCTGGTTCGGGAAGTCGTTTCGTATCTGGAACAATATTTCGTCATCGATGAGCAGAAAATCCGGACCACTGAAGAACATATGGTTTTCAAACTGCCGCGCGGTCTCGAAGCTGCCTGATGGCCGTTTATACCAAGGTCAGCGCAGAAGAAATTGACGCATTTTTGACCCGCTATGATGTCGGCACCTTGGTCTCGGCCAAGGGCATTGCCGAAGGTGTAGAGAATAGCAATTTCATGATTGAGACAACGCAGGATCGCTTCATTCTCACGCTATACGAAAAGCGCGTTGATCCTGCAGATTTGCCGTTTTTTATCGCGATGCTCGACCATCTGGCGGCCAAAGGCTGCAGCGTCCCGCCAATGATCGCGGATAAATCCGGCGAGAAAATCCAGCAGCTTTGTGGCAAATCCGCCTGCCTTATAAAATTTCTTTCCGGCGTATCGGTGACCACCCCGACCCCTGCCCAGGCTTTTGCCGCAGGGGCCGTGCTTGGAGAGATGCACAGCGCGCTGGTTGATTTTAGCCTTGAGCGGCCGAACAGCATGGATCATGACGCCTGGCGCAAGCTGGCGTCAGATTGCGGATCGGAAGGTCTCGACAAGATATTTTCGGGGCTGGGCGCAATCGTCTATTCAGAACTGGATGAACTGGACACCGCCTGGCCTGACAATCTCGAGTGGTCGGTTATCCACGCAGACCTCTTTCCGGACAATGTTTTGATGCTCGGTGACAAGGTAACCGGGCTGATAGACTTTTATTTCTCCTGTTCCGACGTGCGCGCTTATGACATTGCAGTAACCCACGCCGCCTGGTGCTTTGCAGAAGATGGCAGCGGCTTTGACAAAAACATCTCGATCGCGCTGCTTGGCGGATATGCCAAGAGCTTTGAAATCAGCGATGAAGAACGTGAGGCGTTGCCGGTGCTGGCACGTGGCGCGGCATTGCGTTTTTTGCTGACGCGCGCTTTTGACTGGATCAATACACCGGCTGATGCGCTTGTAACCCGTAAAGACCCCACTGCGTTTCTGCGCCGCCTGCAATATTATCAAAAGCATCCGGAAGTTTTTAACGCATGATTCCCGGCGAGAGTGCTACGAAAAACCTGCAATATGTCGAAATCGCTACTGATGGTGCATGCAAGGGAAATCCGGGACCGGGCGGCTGGGGCGCGCTCATCCGCTTTGGCGATAAAGAAAAGGAAATTTCGGGCGGCGAACCGGAAACGACAAATAACCGAATGGAGTTACGCGCCGCGATTGAAGCGCTGAACACGCTTAAGCGGCCTTGCCGGGTCAAGCTTTCGATCGACAGCACCTATGTAAAAGACGGCATCACCAAATGGATTTTCAATTGGCAGAAAAACGGCTGGCGCACGGCGGCGAAAAAGCCGGTTAAAAACGCCGACTTATGGCAGGACCTGCTTGAAGCGGTCGAGCGCCATCAGATTGAGTGGTCCTGGGTGAAGGGCCATTCGGGCGATCCAGACAATGAACGCGCTGATGTGCTGGCGAGCGACGCGGCAGAGGCGGCGCGTTGATCTAAGCAAAAAACTTCGTTGCTTGAATAAAGTCGCCAATCGGGGACCGTTCGTCCTGAGCGGCAACTGTCCGGCCTGAATTCTAGCTATTATCTTCAATCTCAGCCGTTGGGCCATTCTTGAGGATCGACTTGATCGCATTTTTCGCGCTGGCTTTGCTGGAATAGCCTTCGGTAGAAAACATCACCTCGCTGTTATGCTTGAAACGGACCCGAAATTCTTTTTTCTTGTCCCGATAAATTTCAAATTTGTGCGCCATGATGTTTTCCTCTCTGGGGATTCTTGATGTCGGACGGGTATATTGCGTGCCAAAGTCTTATACGCAATGATAAATTTTCCGGAATCTTGTCACTTTTACCGAAAACGTCGTGGATGATATAGCGCTGCATCAAGAGTATTGACCATTTCATCGCGGCTTTGATCCAGCAATATTGATCGGGTCAAACGCGCTGCCGCAGGCGCCGTTTGTATACCAAAGCCACCCTGCCCGGCGAACCAGAAGAAATTCTCGTCGCGTGGGTCGAAACCGTAAACAGGCAGGCGATCAGGCGCAAAGCTTCGCAAGCCTGCCCATTTTCGGGAAACTTTCTTAACCTCCACATCCTTTACCGATTGAAAGCGATCAATCGCAATCGCCACATCCAGCTCTTCCGGAGCGGCATCAACGGCCGCTGATGGAATTTCATCGTGTGGGCTGAGCCAGTAACTTCCGCCGGTTTCGGGTTTGAAATAGAAACTGCCATCCAGTGCCACGATCAGCGCGCCGTCTATTTTCGCTGGCGGGTCCGTTTCCAGTTGAACCATCGTCCGGCGCAGCGGTTTGATCCCGAGCGGGGGGAGGCCAGCCAGTTCGGCAATATAATCTGCCCACGCGCCCGCTGCGTTGACCAGCTTTCGAGCGTAATACTGGCTGTCTCCGACCTGCAATTCCCACATCCCGTCTTGCCGAACGATAGAGTCAACCCGGGCGTTGCATAGCAACATGACGCCTTTTCGCCGCGCATCGGCCAGATAGGCCTGATGCAATCCCGCTACATCTATATCAAAACAATCAGGCTCAAAAACAGCCTGTTTCCAGCCGGATTTCAAATGGCTGATGTGTCGCGCGATTTCGGTAGCACCCCATCTTTCGAGCCGGACGCCGCTGCCATTGAAATCGGCCATGAACTTTTCAGCAAGTTGAGCTTGGTTGTCATGGCCAATATTTATCGCCCCGCGACGCGTCAAAAAACTGCGCTCTGAAAAACTCTCATGTGGGTTTTGCAGAAACTGTCGCGACGCTGTTGTTAGCGGCTGGATTTGCGGGCCGCCGTAAGTTTCCGTCCAGAATGCAGCGGACCGCCCGGTGGCATGGTAGCCGGGTTGACTTTCGGCTTCGAGGAGCAGCGCCGATGCATCGCCGCCAAGCTCCGAGGCAATGCTGGCGCCGGCAATACCTGCGCCGATGATAGCAAAATCGTAGAATGTCTTGTTCGCATTCATTTGGGCGGAGCCACTTTTTCAAGAAAATTAAAGCTGGCCCTAAGCGCCTCATTCCTGACTGCATCCACTTCACGGAAAATTTCATGGGCACATTCCGGTCCGAACAACTTCAACTCAGAATGCTGTATAAGCTGATGTGCTATTTCGATAGCGGCGTTGTCAACCAACTCGTCAACCGAGGTCACCAGAAACAATACCGGTGATCTTACTTTGCGCAAATTCAGAGGATTGCGCAATTTTCGCGCCGATGCATAAGCCCGCTCCACCCAGCGCCAGCTTGCTGGACCAAGCCTTAGATAAGGGCGCTTCGCAAACCAGAAAAATTCATCAGCATAGCGCTCGGCATCATGGGTCAACAGTCGTTGTCGCAGCACTTCAGGTTCCAGCGGTTTCTCGCTTACCTTCCAGGCCCGGCGCTGCGCACGGCCGGCCAAGCACATGATTTTGGCAGCTAGCTCTGCCATCCATTCTGACATGCCGCCTCCGGCTGGCACGAGCATCGGCGCAGATAAAATGGTCGCATCGGGATGGATTTTCTGTTCCGCCAGTGCCCGCATGACGAGATGCCCTCCCATGCTATGGCCAACCATTACATGCGGACCCGGATGGGTAAGCTGCCACTCTGCAAACAGCTCCGCCAGATCAGCAACCCAGATTGAAAAATCGTCGATATGGCCAACATGGGGGTGGGCTCCACAACGCCCGGACCCGCCTTGTCCGCGCCAATCCGCCGTTGTCACATTCCATCCAGCAGTGTGAAAATCATGAAATGTCTCAAGATATTTTTCGTAGAAATCGGCGCGGCCAGTCATGAAGAGCACTGAACCACGCGCCATATCCTGAGGGTGGCCCCATTCCAGTCTGCGCAGTTCCCAACCATCTGCAGCCTGCCATGGCCGCTCTGTTACGCCTGCCGGTATCGACCGTCTGTCAAAATTATTGTTCGTCGATAGGCTCAAGTGCCGCTCCGGTGGCCAAGGTGCATGTCTACGGGGTTAATCATGGTTACGATTTAGTAAGGGATTGTTTTTATGGATGTTCGTCATGAACGGGGAACAACTCATCTACTTGCTCTGGGGCGGCTTGGCAATTGCACTGATTGTTGCAGCCATTACCGACATTAAAAGCCGGACTATATCCAACAAGCTGAACCTAACCATTGCGCTTGCGGCACCGCTTTTCTGGATTGCTAGCGGCATGAGCTTTTGGCCAGATATGGTTTGGCAACTGGGTATTGCCGCAATTATATTTGCAATTTTCGCTGGCATGTTCGCGCTCGGCGCGATGGGCGGCGGTGACGTTAAATTGCTGGCCGCAATAGCGTTGTGGTTGCACTGGCTGACACTCATTCAAATGTTGGTCATAATGTCGATTGCTGGCGGCGTGTTAACCATCTTCATGATTATAAACAAAAAAATTCAAAAACACGAAGGTCCAGTCAAGGTGCCGTACGGAGTAGCGATCTCGTTTTCGGGGCTCTGGGTCATCTCCAGCATCATTTACGAACGATATTTTAACCATTTTACTTGAAAGAGGAATCTACCGCCAAACGATCATCGTAAGCTGATCATTCGAGGTGGGGCATTCAGGAGGCGGAAATCGTCATGGACAAGAAGAAACTTATTTTGCTGATAGGCGCGCTGGTTGTTGCAGCGGTTACCGCCTTGCTGGCCAAGAACATGTTTGATGGTGCTGCGGCACCACAAGCCGAAGCGAAGAAAGCGGAAGTGATGGGCGAAGAAGTGCTCGTTGCAACACGCGCTCTTCCCGTTGGCACAATTATTACACCAGATGCGTTCCAATTCCAGCCTTGGCCTAAAGATTTGATCGAGGAAGCTTATTTCCAGAAGGAAGGCACCGATATTGCGGCACTGAACGGCACTGTCGTTCGCAATGCGATAACCGCCGGCCAGCCGTTGACCAAAGGTGCTATCGTAAGCCCGGGAGATCGTGGTTTTCTGGCAGCGGCTCTCGGCCCCGGCATGCGCGCTGTGACTATTCCCGTTACGGGTCTTACCGGCGTGGCTGGATTTGTTTTCCCTGGCGACCGTGTCGATCTTATGCTGACCCAGTCGATCACAGGCGCTGGTCCGGAAATGAAAGTTTCGGAAACAGTCATTCGCAATCTGCGTGTGTTGGCAACCGACAATCGCGTTAGCGCAACGACCGATGAAGAAGGCCAGACCGTCGCGCAACAGGCAAAATTGGTGACTTTGGAAGCTACTCCCAAAATCGCAGAGCAAATTTCGGTTGCGCAAACATTGGGCACGTTGAGTCTATCGCTGCGGTCGCTAGCCGATAGCAGTGCAGAGCTGGAAGAAGCCATTGCTTCGGGTGAAATCAGGCTACCGAAAACAGATGATCCAGCTGAAGAAGCTCGAATGATCAAATCGCTAGCAGCACGTCCAAATTCTCGCAAATCAACTTTCTCGACTGGTGGTGATATTTCACGGTTTGAAACCAAAACACCTCCTCCCGCAGAAGCGATACCCGAGAAAAACAAGCCTGAAGGACCAAAGGTCCGGGTATTTAGTGGCAGCACCCAAGAACGCGTCGAGTTTGGAGATTAATCATGGCTATAGAATATACAAAGCATAGCCGCAGTCAGACGGCTTCCTTTTCGAAAACCGGTATCCGATCAAAGAAAATGTTGGGCACTGTGATTGCGGCAACCATAGCTTTGGCTCTGGCTGCAAACAGCGCAAGTCCGGTAAACGCCCAGTCGGCATCCGTTTCCAACCCGCAATCGCGCATAAGTTTGTCGGTTGGGCGTGGAAAATTGATCACCCTGCCAGCGCCTATAGAAGACGTTTTTATAGCTCAGGACGAGATTGCCGATGTACAGGTGCGGTCTCCGCGTCAAATATACATCTTCGGCAAAAAAGGTGGCCAGACAAGTTTCTATGCTACCAGCAGTTCTGGAAAAGTGATGTATTCGGCAGAAGTATCGGTCAACGCCGAAATTTCGTCAGTCGATCAAATGCTCTCCCTCGCGATGCCGGATTCGAAAATTACAGTGAGCACAATGAATAATTTCGTTCTGCTAACCGGTACAATATCTGATCCTCGCGATGCAGAAGAGGCTGAAAACTTGGTTCAAGCCTACGTCGGTGAAGAGACAAGGGTAGTCAGCCGGTTGAAAACCGCAACACCACTTCAGGTAAATTTGAGAGTCCGTTTTGCGGAAGTTAGCCGGTCACTGGCCAAGGAAATCAATGGCAACGTGACAACGCGCGATGCCAGCAACGGCTTTCTATTCGGTGTTAACCGGGGGCGCAATTTTGCTTCGATCGGCAATTTCGATACTTCAAATCTGCCGCAACTGGATGCTTCCAACCTGTTTGGTTTACCAGCAGGATCCATCTCGTTGCCTTTCGATCCAAACTCCGGTCAATTCATCACTGGCGGCACTGCGTTCAATTTCACGCAAGGAGCCGGCCTCAACACCATACAAGCGGCTGGCCGCCTGTTCGGTCTTGATATTGCGACAGCGCTGGACGTGTCTGAACGCGTGGGCCTGGTCACAACCTTGGCATCACCAAATCTGACAACCATTTCCGGTGAAACAGCAACATTTCTTGCCGGCGGTCGTTTCCCGATCCCGGTTTCAAGCGGGTTGGGCGAGATTTCAGTGACCTATCAGGAATATGGTGTAAGCCTTACCTACACGCCGACGGTGCTGTCAAATGGCAGGATATCGATCCGCGTGGCACCAAAAGTATCCGAGTTGTCATCACAAGGTGCTGTGGTCCTGAATGGCTTTTCAATTCCCGCGATCACAACGAGAGAAGCAGAAACAACCGTAGAACTTGGTTCAGGTGAGAGCTTCATGATTGCTGGTCTGATGCAAAATAACTATAACTCGGTTATCGACAAAACTCCTGGTCTTGCCGACGTACCTATTTTGGGTAACCTATTCAAATCAGACGGTTACCGGAAAAATGAAACGGAATTGATGATCGTGGTTACACCATATCTGGTGAAACCGGTCAGCGATGACAAGATCGTTTTACCGACAGACGGCTTCAAGCACGCCAATGATTTTGAGCGAGTCATCATGAATCGCCAAAGTTCAACCGGCGAAGCCGACCGTCCAAAACCAACCGTCGCACCACCGGTTGCCAGTGGCCCGGCCCTCAGCAGCATGGCCCCGCCAGCAAAAGGCAAAACTGCAAAGAAATCAGGAAAATCCAGCGGCAGCGCTGCGCCTGGCTTTAGCTTCGACAAATAAGTCCGATTAGGAGAACCAAAATGCGTTTCGTTTCATCTGCACTTGTAATCGCTCTCGGGCTTTCGGTCACTGCCTGTGGAAGCACCACCGCAAACCGCTCGGTTAATAGCGAACGCCAGCCTGTTGTGACCCGGTCAAACTTCGTGCTCGACCTAAATGTTTCGGGAGGTGCGCTTTCATCGAGCGAACAAGACCGCCTCATTGGCTGGTTCGATGCATTAGATCTTGGGTACGGCGACCGTGTTGCCATTGAAGATCCAAGCTATGCTTCCAGCGCCGCAGCTCGAAGCACGGTAGAAGCCATAGCTTCGCGTCACGGTTTACTGGTCAGTGACCTAGCTCCTGTTACGGAAGGCTATATTCCTTCCGGAGCCATGAGAGTGGTCGTATCTCGCGCGACGGCGTCCGTGCCTGGCTGTCCGGACTGGAGCCATCGTAGCCATACCGATTTTCAGGGCCGGACCAGCGCCAATTATGGATGCGGTACGAATAGTACCATGGCCGCCATGATGGCCGACCCGAATGATCTTGTCCGCGGACAAAGCGCAGACGGGGAAGATCAGGAAAAAGCTTCGAAAGCCATTCGCGCTTATCGCGACAAAAATGTTGGAGGACAATAATGAACGCTCCTTGGAAACCAGGTGGAGCCGTAAATGGACGTGATCCGTTTGCCGCATTCCTCTGCGATGACGATACCCTCGACATTCTGCGCCCAGTTGTCGAAGAAATGGGTTGGCCGGCAGACAAGTGCCACAAAGGCGGATTGCGCAATGCTGTTCAATCATTGTCGGTAGCCGCAAGTCCGAATATCCTGCTGGTTGATCTCTCCGAATCCGGCGATCCTCTTAGCGACATAAACTCGCTCGCTGAAGTTTGCGAGCCAGGAACCGTCGTGATTGCAATGGGTCAGGTAAACGACGTTCGCTTGTACCGTGACCTTATCGTCAGCGGTTTGCAGGACTATTTGCTAAAACCATTTAGCCCTGAACAACTGCGCGATGTGCTCAGCCAGGCACAGGCGGTTCTGAACGCTCCAAAAGTGGAAGATGGAGCCAGTGACAGACCACATGTTTCAACTGCTGTCATTGGCACAAGGGGCGGTGTCGGGGCATCAACCATTGCGACATCTCTTGCCTGGTTGTTGAGTAGCGAAAAAGAACGCCTAACAGCCTTTCTCGACCTTGATGTCCATTTTGGTACCGGCGCGCTGTCGCTGGATCTGGAACCGGGCCGCGGCTTAACTGATGCGATTGATAATCCAAGCCGCATTGATGGTCTGTTTATTGAACGCGCGATGATCAAGGCAAATGACAAATTGTCTTTGCTGTCGGCAGAGGCACCTATCAACTCACCAATGATGACCGATGGCACTGCTTTCTTTCAACTGCAGGAAGAATTCCGCGCTGCTTTTGAATGCACCGTTATCGATCTGCCGCGCGACATGCTGATTAATTATCCGCACCTGCTTGGCGATGTCAATGCGACGGTTATTGTGACCGAATTGACACTGGCATCTGCTCGTGATGCAATCCGGTTGCTCTCATGGCTTAAATCACACGCGGCGCAGAGTAAGGTCATTGTGGTGGCTAACAAAGTACAATCGAGCAATCTTGAAATCTCGCGTCAGGATTTTGAAAATTCCATTGAACGGAAAATTGACATCATGATCCCTGCCGATCCCAAAGCTGCAGCTCAGGCGGCAAAATTGGGCCAGGCGTTTGTGGAAGCGAATAAATCAAGCAAAGCAGCAGCTAAAATTGTTGAACTTTCGGGACAAATTCTAGGAGCCGTGGCTTCGGAAGATGATGACGGCGAGCAAGCGGGCAAGCAATCGCTCATGGGCAAGCTTGGCGGACTAAAATCATTGCTTCCTTCAAAAAAGAAAACTGCGGACGCGCCTGCATCTGAATGATGCAGCCACCGATTCCGGAGAGACAGGACATTAGACCATGGATATGATGCAAGTAGCTATAATCGCGACTGGCGGATTAGTTTTTGTGCTGCTCGTAGCATATGCGTTAATGGGCCCTTCGCAGGCAAAAGCGCAGGCAAAGAGACTGGAAAATTTAAAATTCCGGTATTCGGATAGCGCTGATGCGAAAATGCAGGCGCAAATGAAAAAGGTCGTTAGCGCACGAAAAAGGCATCACCGTCCCGCAGGTGCCAATATGACCAGGATAGAAAGCCTGGCCATCCGGCTCGAAAAAACCGGCAAAAAATGGACGATTTCGCAATTTTTTTACACTGCCGGCGGGATTTTTACCGTCGTTGCACTGTTGCTATTTTTGCAAGGCGCACCGATCTTCCTTTGTCTTTTCGTCGGTTCCGCGTTGGGATTTGGCCTGCCGCATTTAATCGTAGGTTTTCTTATAAAACGCCGCGTTGCCAAGTTCACTGCCAAATTCCCGGATGCTATTGAATTGCTCGTGCGCGGTCTGCGTTCCGGCCTTCCTGTTACAGAGACAATCGGCGTTGTAGCAAAAGAAATTGACGGACCGGTCGGCGAAGAATTT is a window encoding:
- the thrB gene encoding homoserine kinase, which translates into the protein MAVYTKVSAEEIDAFLTRYDVGTLVSAKGIAEGVENSNFMIETTQDRFILTLYEKRVDPADLPFFIAMLDHLAAKGCSVPPMIADKSGEKIQQLCGKSACLIKFLSGVSVTTPTPAQAFAAGAVLGEMHSALVDFSLERPNSMDHDAWRKLASDCGSEGLDKIFSGLGAIVYSELDELDTAWPDNLEWSVIHADLFPDNVLMLGDKVTGLIDFYFSCSDVRAYDIAVTHAAWCFAEDGSGFDKNISIALLGGYAKSFEISDEEREALPVLARGAALRFLLTRAFDWINTPADALVTRKDPTAFLRRLQYYQKHPEVFNA
- a CDS encoding CpaD family pilus assembly protein, with amino-acid sequence MRFVSSALVIALGLSVTACGSTTANRSVNSERQPVVTRSNFVLDLNVSGGALSSSEQDRLIGWFDALDLGYGDRVAIEDPSYASSAAARSTVEAIASRHGLLVSDLAPVTEGYIPSGAMRVVVSRATASVPGCPDWSHRSHTDFQGRTSANYGCGTNSTMAAMMADPNDLVRGQSADGEDQEKASKAIRAYRDKNVGGQ
- the rnhA gene encoding ribonuclease HI, producing MIPGESATKNLQYVEIATDGACKGNPGPGGWGALIRFGDKEKEISGGEPETTNNRMELRAAIEALNTLKRPCRVKLSIDSTYVKDGITKWIFNWQKNGWRTAAKKPVKNADLWQDLLEAVERHQIEWSWVKGHSGDPDNERADVLASDAAEAAR
- a CDS encoding type II and III secretion system protein family protein, with product MAIEYTKHSRSQTASFSKTGIRSKKMLGTVIAATIALALAANSASPVNAQSASVSNPQSRISLSVGRGKLITLPAPIEDVFIAQDEIADVQVRSPRQIYIFGKKGGQTSFYATSSSGKVMYSAEVSVNAEISSVDQMLSLAMPDSKITVSTMNNFVLLTGTISDPRDAEEAENLVQAYVGEETRVVSRLKTATPLQVNLRVRFAEVSRSLAKEINGNVTTRDASNGFLFGVNRGRNFASIGNFDTSNLPQLDASNLFGLPAGSISLPFDPNSGQFITGGTAFNFTQGAGLNTIQAAGRLFGLDIATALDVSERVGLVTTLASPNLTTISGETATFLAGGRFPIPVSSGLGEISVTYQEYGVSLTYTPTVLSNGRISIRVAPKVSELSSQGAVVLNGFSIPAITTREAETTVELGSGESFMIAGLMQNNYNSVIDKTPGLADVPILGNLFKSDGYRKNETELMIVVTPYLVKPVSDDKIVLPTDGFKHANDFERVIMNRQSSTGEADRPKPTVAPPVASGPALSSMAPPAKGKTAKKSGKSSGSAAPGFSFDK
- a CDS encoding pilus assembly protein CpaE translates to MNAPWKPGGAVNGRDPFAAFLCDDDTLDILRPVVEEMGWPADKCHKGGLRNAVQSLSVAASPNILLVDLSESGDPLSDINSLAEVCEPGTVVIAMGQVNDVRLYRDLIVSGLQDYLLKPFSPEQLRDVLSQAQAVLNAPKVEDGASDRPHVSTAVIGTRGGVGASTIATSLAWLLSSEKERLTAFLDLDVHFGTGALSLDLEPGRGLTDAIDNPSRIDGLFIERAMIKANDKLSLLSAEAPINSPMMTDGTAFFQLQEEFRAAFECTVIDLPRDMLINYPHLLGDVNATVIVTELTLASARDAIRLLSWLKSHAAQSKVIVVANKVQSSNLEISRQDFENSIERKIDIMIPADPKAAAQAAKLGQAFVEANKSSKAAAKIVELSGQILGAVASEDDDGEQAGKQSLMGKLGGLKSLLPSKKKTADAPASE
- a CDS encoding YegP family protein; protein product: MAHKFEIYRDKKKEFRVRFKHNSEVMFSTEGYSSKASAKNAIKSILKNGPTAEIEDNS
- a CDS encoding type II secretion system F family protein, whose product is MDMMQVAIIATGGLVFVLLVAYALMGPSQAKAQAKRLENLKFRYSDSADAKMQAQMKKVVSARKRHHRPAGANMTRIESLAIRLEKTGKKWTISQFFYTAGGIFTVVALLLFLQGAPIFLCLFVGSALGFGLPHLIVGFLIKRRVAKFTAKFPDAIELLVRGLRSGLPVTETIGVVAKEIDGPVGEEFGKVVDRIKIGRTMEDSLQESAKRLDTPEFKFFCITIAIQRETGGNLAETLSNLANVLRLRGQMKLKIKAMSSESKASAYIVGSLPFIVFGMVYSINPEYLAGFFYEERLIIAGLGGLTWMSIGVFIMAKMVSFEI
- a CDS encoding NAD(P)/FAD-dependent oxidoreductase, translating into MNANKTFYDFAIIGAGIAGASIASELGGDASALLLEAESQPGYHATGRSAAFWTETYGGPQIQPLTTASRQFLQNPHESFSERSFLTRRGAINIGHDNQAQLAEKFMADFNGSGVRLERWGATEIARHISHLKSGWKQAVFEPDCFDIDVAGLHQAYLADARRKGVMLLCNARVDSIVRQDGMWELQVGDSQYYARKLVNAAGAWADYIAELAGLPPLGIKPLRRTMVQLETDPPAKIDGALIVALDGSFYFKPETGGSYWLSPHDEIPSAAVDAAPEELDVAIAIDRFQSVKDVEVKKVSRKWAGLRSFAPDRLPVYGFDPRDENFFWFAGQGGFGIQTAPAAARLTRSILLDQSRDEMVNTLDAALYHPRRFR
- a CDS encoding A24 family peptidase, translated to MNGEQLIYLLWGGLAIALIVAAITDIKSRTISNKLNLTIALAAPLFWIASGMSFWPDMVWQLGIAAIIFAIFAGMFALGAMGGGDVKLLAAIALWLHWLTLIQMLVIMSIAGGVLTIFMIINKKIQKHEGPVKVPYGVAISFSGLWVISSIIYERYFNHFT
- the cpaB gene encoding Flp pilus assembly protein CpaB; the protein is MDKKKLILLIGALVVAAVTALLAKNMFDGAAAPQAEAKKAEVMGEEVLVATRALPVGTIITPDAFQFQPWPKDLIEEAYFQKEGTDIAALNGTVVRNAITAGQPLTKGAIVSPGDRGFLAAALGPGMRAVTIPVTGLTGVAGFVFPGDRVDLMLTQSITGAGPEMKVSETVIRNLRVLATDNRVSATTDEEGQTVAQQAKLVTLEATPKIAEQISVAQTLGTLSLSLRSLADSSAELEEAIASGEIRLPKTDDPAEEARMIKSLAARPNSRKSTFSTGGDISRFETKTPPPAEAIPEKNKPEGPKVRVFSGSTQERVEFGD
- a CDS encoding alpha/beta fold hydrolase, which encodes MSLSTNNNFDRRSIPAGVTERPWQAADGWELRRLEWGHPQDMARGSVLFMTGRADFYEKYLETFHDFHTAGWNVTTADWRGQGGSGRCGAHPHVGHIDDFSIWVADLAELFAEWQLTHPGPHVMVGHSMGGHLVMRALAEQKIHPDATILSAPMLVPAGGGMSEWMAELAAKIMCLAGRAQRRAWKVSEKPLEPEVLRQRLLTHDAERYADEFFWFAKRPYLRLGPASWRWVERAYASARKLRNPLNLRKVRSPVLFLVTSVDELVDNAAIEIAHQLIQHSELKLFGPECAHEIFREVDAVRNEALRASFNFLEKVAPPK